From Primulina tabacum isolate GXHZ01 chromosome 2, ASM2559414v2, whole genome shotgun sequence, one genomic window encodes:
- the LOC142537379 gene encoding putative cytochrome c oxidase subunit 5C-1, whose protein sequence is MAGSRVAHVTLKGPSVVKEILIAAALGLAAGSLWKMHHWNEQRKTRAFYDLLDKGEVTVVAAEE, encoded by the coding sequence ATGGCTGGCTCAAGGGTTGCTCACGTCACTCTGAAAGGACCAAGCGTGGTGAAGGAGATACTCATAGCAGCTGCACTCGGCCTCGCTGCAGGCAGTTTATGGAAGATGCACCATTGGAACGAGCAAAGAAAAACAAGGGCATTCTATGACTTACTGGATAAAGGCGAGGTCACTGTTGTTGCTGCAGAAGAGTAA
- the LOC142530149 gene encoding uncharacterized protein LOC142530149, translating into MEGVSPDQDSVDSATQKLSISSGDRTHDRKEFLRRFVNSESLNANLIGWFEDITENGVPPAFDVPFELVDLQKFDYALEGVPFQQLIRMPSAINAPISNSVESTAYLAFEDFLHASVSGLCEAFWGHGKDQMPFYVSSLYGGNSRFYQAEKAISKGKLEGLCASAIMLKNPRHPQGKWDDIVELALLRPDIGSLTSMDGNYEPQLSIIGEALFFALRVLLARSISKSHRHLNYNSIFVLLADSQYGGVVKVEGDLNKLDLDLDSVYESAAAWIKDHSQITISPVEKIWNKLGNANWSDIGALQVLYATFHSLTQYCGMPKNTVEDLAADHSSRLQTRRAERQLRDTNVDGNRLLRFQHRPSSPEIVEFQKEATKMDPRKTVELEVGSILLIEDSSRQNGYQIHKVLNDGEIVFYFASSVENPGKNLFLYVGSHPSHLEPALEGMELWYRVQRQTKVLSVMKQKGLSSKYIPRLNASGRIVHPGQCHKQRSGRNCEYPWCGIPVLVTSPIGMTIPDMVRANQFGPDEAIRCCHDCLSALSSASSAGIRHGDVRPENVICVKSSIGQCYYVLIGWGHAILEDRDRPPLNLHFSSTSALQEGKLCSASDAESLVYMLYFSSGGDLPILDSVESALQWREISWSRRVIQQKLGDISAVLKAFADYVDSLCGTPYPVDYEIWLRRLKRHIRDDDNGKEVESSC; encoded by the exons ATGGAAG GTGTATCACCCGATCAAGATTCGGTGGATTCTGCTACACAGAAATTGAGTATTTCATCAGGGGATAGGACTCATGATAGGAAGGAGTTTCTTCGTAGATTTGTTAACAGTGAAAGCTTAAATGCAAATCTTATAGGCTGGTTTGAGGATATAACGGAAAATGGTGTGCCACCTGCCTTTGATGTTCCTTTTGAGTTGGTAGACTTGCAAAAATTTGATTATGCATTAGAAGGGGTACCCTTTCAACAACTAATTAGGATGCCTAGCGCTATAAATGCACCGATATCAAACTCTGTTGAATCGACAGCTTATCTTGCTTTTGAGGACTTCCTGCATGCAAGTGTGAGCGGCTTGTGTGAAGCTTTCTGGGGTCATGGGAAAGATCAAATGCCTTTCTATGTTTCCTCATTATACGGTGGGAACTCGAGATTTTACCAAGCAGAAAAGGCTATTTCTAAAGGTAAGCTTGAGGGGTTATGTGCCTCGGCTATAATGCTGAAGAACCCGAGACATCCTCAAGGGAAGTGGGACGATATTGTTGAATTAGCTCTGCTAAGGCCTGATATTGGAAGTCTTACTTCAATGGACGGCAACTACGAGCCCCAACTCTCTATTATAGGTGAAGCTTTGTTCTTTGCTCTTCGTGTATTGCTTGCTAGAAGTATCAGCAAGTCGCATAGGCATCTAAATTATAACTCAATTTTCGTACTTCTTGCTGATTCTCAATATGGTGGAGTTGTTAAAGTTGAGGGGGATCTGAATAAGTTGGACTTGGATCTTGATAGTGTCTATGAATCTGCTGCCGCTTGGATCAAAGATCATTCCCAAATAACAATATCTCCAGTTGAAAAGATCTGGAACAAGCTTGGAAATGCTAATTGGAGTGATATTGGCGCTTTACAAGTTCTTTATGCTACATTTCATTCTTTAACTCAATATTGTGGAATGCCTAAGAACACAGTTGAAGATTTAGCTGCGGACCACAGTTCCCGTCTTCAAACAAGGAGAGCCGAAAGGCAGTTGAGAGACACAAATGTTGATGGTAATCGTTTGCTTCGTTTCCAGCATCGCCCTTCTTCTCCTGAAATTGTAGAATTTCAAAAAGAAGCCACTAAGATGGATCCCAGAAAAACGGTGGAGCTAGAAGTTGGATCCATTTTGTTGATAGAAGATTCAAGCCGGCAAAATGGTTATCAGATACACAAAGTTCTGAATGATGGGGAGATTGTGTTTTATTTCGCGTCTTCTGTTGAAAATCCGGGGAAGAATCTGTTCCTGTATGTTGGTTCACACCCTTCTCACCTTGAGCCGGCGTTAGAGGGTATGGAATTATGGTACCGGGTTCAGAGGCAGACTAAAGTGTTGAGTGTTATGAAACAAAAAGGTTTGTCAAGTAAGTATATTCCTCGTCTGAATGCATCTGGTCGGATTGTTCATCCTGGTCAGTGTCATAAGCAGAGGTCAGGCCGTAACTGTGAGTACCCATGGTGTGGGATTCCCGTCTTAGTGACCAGTCCAATTGGCATGACCATTCCCGACATGGTGAGAGCAAACCAGTTTGGCCCGGATGAGGCCATTAGATGTTGTCATGATTGTTTGTCAGCCCTATCTTCTGCCTCTTCAGCTGGAATTCGGCATGGAGACGTAAGACCTGAAAATGTAATTTGTGTGAAATCTAGCATCGGGCAATGTTATTACGTTCTTATAGGTTGGGGGCATGCCATTTTAGAAGATAGAGACCGCCCACCGCTGAATCTTCATTTCTCGTCTACTTCTGCTCTTCAAGAGGGGAAGTTGTGTTCTGCTTCTGATGCAGAGAGCCTGGTATACATGCTATATTTTTCATCTGGTGGGGATTTACCCATTCTGGATTCTGTGGAAAGCGCGCTACAATGGAGAGAAATTTCTTGGTCTAGGAGGGTGATTCAGCAGAAGCTTGGTGACATCTCCGCGGTCTTGAAAGCATTTGCAGATTATGTTGATAGCCTTTGTGGAACACCCTATCCTGTGGACTATGAAATCTGGCTAAGAAGGTTAAAAAGACATATTCGTGACGATGATAATGGAAAGGAAGTTGAGTCGTCTTGTTAG